One stretch of Acidimicrobiia bacterium DNA includes these proteins:
- a CDS encoding amidohydrolase family protein translates to MPTGLVNSADSHVVEPPDLWVERLPRSLRDRAPRVADVDGEARLLVEGMAPRRMGGGGGTAAEQRDRERAGGGHFRAGGWDPEQRIVDLDEDGVWGEVLYPTIALFGFMIPDPELRWASCRAYNDWLAETFAAQSRRFAGAAMIAVQEIGPAVAEIERVAGLGLRSIMLPMQAPDGRPYNSPEYDPVWAAAQSHGMPVSFHVGTGSNPVTERGAGGAVINYVEVGLGAQRTLAYLASSGVLARFPDLHVVMVECGAGWLAWLLERMDEAFEEHAQWVQPKLPEPPSFYVRRQGHVTFGNDGAGVVNRGFTGVEPLLWASDYPHPEGTWPHTRETLDRIFSGVPEAERERVTYATTARLYGLEAPPG, encoded by the coding sequence GTGCCGACGGGGCTCGTCAACTCCGCTGATTCCCATGTGGTCGAACCGCCGGACCTCTGGGTGGAGCGGCTGCCCCGCTCGCTCCGGGACCGCGCGCCACGCGTCGCCGACGTCGACGGCGAGGCGCGCCTCCTGGTTGAGGGGATGGCGCCTCGTCGCATGGGCGGGGGTGGCGGCACCGCGGCGGAGCAGCGCGACCGCGAGCGCGCCGGTGGGGGCCACTTCCGGGCCGGGGGCTGGGACCCCGAGCAGCGAATCGTCGACCTCGACGAGGACGGCGTCTGGGGCGAAGTGCTCTACCCGACGATCGCCCTGTTCGGGTTCATGATCCCAGACCCCGAGCTCCGGTGGGCGAGCTGCCGGGCCTACAACGACTGGCTCGCGGAGACGTTCGCCGCCCAGTCCCGCCGCTTCGCGGGCGCGGCGATGATCGCGGTGCAGGAGATCGGGCCGGCGGTGGCGGAGATCGAGCGCGTCGCGGGTCTCGGGCTGCGCTCGATCATGCTCCCGATGCAGGCCCCCGACGGCCGTCCGTACAACTCGCCGGAGTACGACCCGGTGTGGGCCGCGGCGCAGTCCCACGGCATGCCGGTGAGCTTCCACGTCGGCACCGGGTCGAACCCGGTGACCGAGCGGGGGGCCGGCGGCGCGGTCATCAACTACGTCGAGGTGGGCCTCGGCGCGCAGCGCACCCTCGCCTACCTCGCCTCGTCGGGCGTGCTGGCCCGCTTCCCCGACCTGCACGTGGTGATGGTCGAGTGCGGCGCGGGCTGGCTGGCCTGGCTGCTGGAGCGGATGGACGAGGCCTTCGAGGAGCACGCGCAGTGGGTGCAGCCGAAGCTGCCCGAGCCGCCGTCCTTCTACGTCCGGCGGCAGGGACACGTCACCTTCGGCAACGACGGCGCCGGGGTCGTGAACCGCGGCTTCACCGGCGTCGAGCCGCTGCTGTGGGCGTCGGACTACCCGCACCCGGAGGGCACGTGGCCCCACACCCGGGAGACCCTGGACCGGATCTTCTCGGGCGTGCCCGAGGCCGAGCGCGAGCGGGTCACCTACGCCACGACGGCGCGCCTCTACGGGCTCGAGGCACCGCCGGGCTGA
- a CDS encoding O-methyltransferase gives MADPPKSFHLSPAIHGYLVAHGTPPDDVQRWLIDETKRREPARSLMQVAPEQGAFMTVLTRLLGVRQAVEVGTFTGYSALCIARGLAPGGRLLCCDVSEEWTDLAREAWAKAGVADRIELRIAPAIDTLRALPTDETVDLAFIDADKRSYRAYYEELLRRLRPNGVILVDNTLWMGTVVDESVTDDDTKAIRAFNDAVAADERVDSVLLPISDGLTLLRKR, from the coding sequence GTGGCCGATCCCCCGAAGTCGTTCCATCTCTCGCCCGCGATCCATGGGTACCTGGTCGCGCACGGCACGCCCCCCGACGACGTGCAGCGCTGGCTGATCGACGAGACGAAGCGGCGGGAGCCGGCCCGCTCGCTGATGCAGGTGGCGCCGGAGCAGGGAGCGTTCATGACCGTGCTCACGCGGCTGCTCGGCGTGCGCCAGGCGGTCGAGGTCGGCACCTTCACCGGCTACTCGGCGCTGTGCATCGCCCGAGGCCTGGCGCCCGGCGGGCGGCTGCTCTGCTGCGACGTGAGCGAGGAGTGGACCGACCTGGCTCGGGAGGCGTGGGCGAAAGCCGGGGTCGCCGACCGGATCGAGCTTCGCATCGCGCCCGCCATCGACACGCTCCGGGCGCTGCCGACCGACGAGACCGTCGACCTGGCCTTCATCGACGCCGACAAGCGCAGCTACCGCGCCTACTACGAGGAGCTGCTCCGTCGCCTGCGCCCGAACGGCGTCATCCTGGTGGACAACACCCTCTGGATGGGCACGGTCGTCGACGAGTCCGTCACCGACGACGATACGAAGGCGATCCGAGCCTTCAACGACGCCGTCGCCGCCGACGAGCGCGTCGATTCGGTGCTGCTCCCGATCAGCGACGGGCTCACGCTGTTGCGGAAGCGCTGA
- a CDS encoding NAD(P)/FAD-dependent oxidoreductase — translation MTDQTPPADPEVLIIGAGPAGLTAAYQLSKRGVTSTVLELDDVVGGISRTVLRDGWRFDIGGHRFFTKVQPVEDLWFEILGADDFLRRPRKSRIYYRGKFYDYPISAMNALRNLGPVEAVRCVGSYLWVRIRKPKDMSTLEGFVASRFGWRLYRHFFKTQSEKVWGVPATKIQADWGAQRIKNLSLFRAVWEALKPKRVRRKAARSKQVTSLIEEFNYPKYGPGMMWERAAELVTARGTKIVFGSAVTAVHHAGGRAVAVTATTEGGSTRYECTHVISSMPLSALVRAMDPPAPADVLAAADRLAYRDFLTVALVVPADKVAWDDNWIYINAPEVKTMRIQNFGAWSPYLVKDGRNVLGLEYTVLETDAAWQAADDDLIEQGKQELDRLGLVAAADVEAGYVVRMPKAYPMYDATYKANVETLRAWLQANAANVYPVGRNGMHKYNNQDHSMYTAMLSVDNIFGASNDVWSVNVEADYHEERAPADAGEHRTA, via the coding sequence GTGACCGACCAGACCCCGCCCGCGGACCCCGAGGTCCTCATCATCGGCGCCGGCCCGGCCGGCCTGACCGCCGCCTACCAGCTCTCGAAGCGGGGCGTGACCTCGACCGTCCTCGAGCTCGACGACGTCGTCGGCGGGATCAGCCGCACCGTCTTGCGGGACGGCTGGCGCTTCGACATCGGCGGGCACCGGTTCTTCACGAAGGTGCAGCCCGTCGAGGACCTCTGGTTCGAGATCCTCGGCGCCGACGACTTCCTCCGGCGGCCCCGGAAGAGCCGCATCTACTACCGCGGGAAGTTCTACGACTACCCGATCTCGGCGATGAACGCGCTCCGCAATCTCGGCCCGGTCGAGGCCGTCCGCTGCGTCGGCTCGTACCTGTGGGTGCGAATCCGCAAGCCCAAGGACATGTCGACCCTCGAGGGCTTCGTGGCGTCGCGGTTCGGCTGGCGGCTCTACCGGCACTTCTTCAAGACGCAGAGCGAGAAGGTCTGGGGCGTGCCGGCTACCAAGATCCAAGCCGACTGGGGGGCGCAGCGGATCAAGAACCTGTCCCTGTTCCGGGCCGTCTGGGAAGCGCTGAAGCCGAAGCGCGTCCGGCGCAAGGCGGCCCGGTCGAAGCAGGTCACGAGCCTCATCGAGGAGTTCAACTACCCGAAGTACGGGCCGGGGATGATGTGGGAGCGGGCCGCCGAGCTCGTGACCGCCCGGGGCACGAAGATCGTGTTCGGCTCGGCGGTCACCGCCGTCCACCACGCCGGTGGGCGGGCCGTGGCCGTGACCGCGACGACCGAGGGCGGGTCGACCCGCTACGAGTGCACCCACGTCATCTCGTCGATGCCGCTGAGCGCGCTCGTGCGAGCGATGGACCCGCCGGCGCCCGCCGACGTGCTGGCGGCCGCCGACCGCCTCGCCTACCGGGACTTCCTGACCGTGGCGCTCGTCGTGCCGGCCGACAAGGTGGCCTGGGACGACAACTGGATCTACATCAACGCGCCCGAGGTCAAGACGATGCGGATCCAGAACTTCGGCGCCTGGTCCCCGTATCTCGTGAAGGACGGGCGCAACGTCCTCGGCCTCGAGTACACGGTGCTCGAGACCGACGCGGCCTGGCAGGCGGCCGACGACGACCTCATCGAGCAGGGCAAGCAGGAGCTCGACCGCCTGGGGCTCGTCGCCGCCGCCGACGTCGAGGCCGGGTACGTGGTGCGGATGCCGAAGGCGTACCCGATGTACGACGCGACCTACAAGGCCAACGTCGAGACCCTCCGCGCCTGGCTCCAGGCCAACGCCGCCAACGTGTACCCGGTCGGCCGCAACGGCATGCACAAGTACAACAACCAGGATCACTCGATGTACACGGCCATGCTCTCGGTCGACAACATCTTCGGCGCCTCGAACGACGTGTGGTCGGTGAACGTCGAGGCCGACTACCACGAGGAGCGGGCGCCCGCCGACGCGGGGGAGCACCGCACCGCCTGA
- a CDS encoding LytR C-terminal domain-containing protein, which yields MAWLGLAAIVGLVVCGLSALHDALRARKARSLRPGEVLPPSWWTGRRLAIAAVASVAVVAGAIAALVLAFGGGSTTPRLVTAPTTTSTTTALTSTTTGGSLPPARPPQQVRVDVLNGSGAARAATVKASALASTGYRIVNVGNAPVQQGSIVECVGGFASDAVVLARAVGPGTLVQGFPITAPPGSANADCVVVLGQ from the coding sequence TTGGCTTGGCTAGGACTCGCGGCGATCGTCGGGCTCGTCGTCTGCGGGCTCAGCGCGCTGCACGACGCCCTGCGCGCCCGCAAGGCCCGATCGTTGCGGCCCGGCGAGGTGCTGCCCCCGTCGTGGTGGACGGGTCGACGCCTCGCCATCGCCGCCGTCGCGTCGGTCGCGGTCGTCGCCGGCGCGATCGCCGCGCTCGTCCTCGCCTTCGGCGGCGGCTCCACGACCCCGAGGCTCGTGACCGCGCCGACCACCACGAGCACCACGACGGCCCTCACGTCGACGACGACCGGCGGGTCGCTTCCGCCGGCCCGTCCGCCGCAGCAGGTGCGCGTCGACGTGCTCAACGGGTCCGGCGCCGCCCGGGCCGCGACGGTGAAGGCGTCGGCGCTGGCCTCGACCGGCTACCGGATCGTCAACGTCGGCAACGCCCCGGTGCAGCAGGGCAGCATCGTCGAGTGCGTGGGCGGCTTCGCCTCGGATGCGGTGGTACTCGCCCGCGCGGTGGGACCCGGCACGCTCGTCCAGGGCTTCCCGATCACGGCGCCGCCGGGATCGGCGAACGCCGACTGCGTGGTCGTGCTCGGCCAGTAG